A window from Hymenobacter volaticus encodes these proteins:
- a CDS encoding DUF4249 domain-containing protein, with protein sequence MLSNCVDRYIPEAITSNAKYLVVDGFINSNGITTINLSRTYDISASTTPPKEIKATLYIEEENGVRNALRETSQGTYTSNNLVLNPAKRYRLHINTATGKEYVSDFSTAKTTPPIDKVTWQAVNTGLNIYVNSHDDTNATQYYRWEYDETWEITPPYTPSIEYKNSRIQDITVPYSRICWVSAKSADIKISNTTRLSQDIVSNFLIHSLTTTASQLNTTYSILVKQYAQTADEYMYWELLRKNTENIGTLFDPLPAQLTGNVHCLDDETELALGFVGVHSVAEKRIFIRRSELPRNWFVQTGYESCLPPDTVFLFKPVPPPPVAQILLGNFGGPNYLPIEPVYDNGFVVGYLAKSRDCIDCRTRGTSVKPSFWP encoded by the coding sequence CTGTTATCTAACTGTGTCGACCGTTATATACCCGAGGCTATTACTTCTAATGCCAAGTATTTAGTGGTAGATGGATTTATTAATAGCAACGGCATAACTACAATAAACTTGTCGCGCACTTATGATATCAGCGCCTCTACAACACCACCTAAAGAAATCAAGGCGACCCTCTATATAGAAGAAGAAAACGGGGTACGCAATGCACTACGAGAAACTAGTCAAGGCACTTATACTTCAAATAATTTAGTTCTTAATCCTGCTAAAAGATATCGACTTCACATAAATACGGCAACAGGTAAAGAATACGTATCCGATTTTTCAACGGCCAAAACCACTCCACCAATTGACAAGGTTACTTGGCAAGCAGTTAATACTGGTTTAAATATTTATGTTAACAGCCACGACGACACAAACGCCACTCAATATTATCGGTGGGAATACGATGAGACTTGGGAAATAACGCCACCTTATACTCCTAGCATAGAGTATAAGAACAGTCGGATACAAGATATTACTGTTCCGTATTCCAGAATTTGTTGGGTTAGCGCGAAATCCGCAGATATCAAAATAAGCAATACGACTCGCTTGAGCCAGGACATTGTTTCAAACTTCTTGATTCACTCGCTTACTACTACTGCCTCCCAACTCAACACAACCTATAGCATTCTAGTGAAGCAGTATGCCCAAACTGCTGACGAATATATGTATTGGGAGCTACTCAGAAAGAACACCGAAAACATTGGTACGCTATTCGATCCACTGCCGGCGCAACTTACTGGCAATGTGCACTGCCTCGATGACGAGACGGAGTTGGCGCTCGGGTTTGTGGGAGTGCATTCTGTAGCAGAAAAGCGCATTTTTATCCGTCGGTCGGAGCTACCTCGAAATTGGTTTGTTCAAACTGGATACGAAAGCTGTTTGCCTCCAGATACTGTTTTTCTTTTCAAACCCGTCCCGCCACCGCCTGTCGCTCAAATACTGTTGGGAAATTTTGGTGGACCTAATTATTTGCCTATTGAGCCAGTATACGATAATGGCTTCGTGGTAGGCTACCTTGCCAAGTCCCGAGATTGTATTGATTGCCGCACTCGTGGCACGTCAGTAAAGCCAAGCTTCTGGCCCTAG
- a CDS encoding DUF4249 domain-containing protein, giving the protein METKATVYIEEEGGTRYPLSESTVKGTYTSAALTLNTARNYRLHILTSNGKDYASNYTQAKNTPPIDNVNWRVQNAGLNIFVNSHDDTNSTQYYRWEYEETWEILPIYRPVYEYVNRNIRDIVVPYPVVCWGNQRSSQVQISRTTALNRDVVADFRIQSLPANSERLRSRYSILVQQHALSQEEYQYWELLRKNTENIGTLFDPLPAQLTGNIRCLNDEQELALGYIGVHSLEQKRIFISRQELPANINVLTGYESCVPVDTVFLYPRGIIPPPSPAEILQAAFGGSNYLPIDKYLSPELKLLGYTAKSRDCIDCRTRGTSVKPSFWP; this is encoded by the coding sequence ATCGAAACCAAGGCGACGGTTTACATCGAAGAAGAAGGCGGCACACGCTACCCCTTATCGGAGAGTACAGTTAAAGGCACCTATACTTCGGCCGCACTCACGCTCAACACTGCCCGGAACTACCGCCTGCATATTCTCACCAGCAATGGCAAAGACTATGCTTCCAACTATACCCAAGCTAAGAATACTCCACCTATCGATAATGTAAACTGGCGAGTCCAAAACGCCGGGCTGAACATCTTCGTCAACAGCCACGACGATACTAACTCAACGCAGTACTATCGGTGGGAATATGAAGAGACGTGGGAGATTCTACCTATTTATCGGCCTGTATATGAGTACGTCAACAGAAATATTCGTGATATCGTGGTGCCTTACCCAGTTGTTTGCTGGGGCAATCAACGTTCCTCTCAAGTACAAATAAGCCGGACAACAGCACTAAATCGGGATGTAGTAGCCGACTTTCGCATACAAAGCTTACCTGCCAACTCGGAGCGTTTACGAAGCCGATACAGCATTTTGGTGCAACAGCACGCTCTCTCACAAGAGGAATATCAGTATTGGGAACTGTTGAGGAAGAACACAGAGAATATTGGGACACTGTTTGATCCGCTTCCCGCACAGTTAACCGGCAACATTCGTTGTCTAAACGACGAGCAAGAGCTTGCACTAGGTTATATCGGAGTACATTCTCTTGAGCAAAAACGAATTTTCATTAGTCGCCAAGAATTACCTGCTAACATAAATGTGCTCACGGGATACGAAAGTTGTGTACCGGTAGACACCGTTTTCTTATACCCTCGTGGTATAATTCCTCCCCCAAGCCCTGCGGAAATATTACAAGCAGCTTTCGGCGGATCCAATTACTTGCCCATCGATAAGTATCTCAGTCCAGAACTTAAACTGTTAGGCTATACAGCTAAATCTCGAGACTGTATAGACTGTCGCACCCGCGGCACTTCCGTTAAGCCAAGCTTTTGGCCTTAA
- a CDS encoding TonB-dependent receptor has translation MRHLYGLFFFLLTLTSLTAYGQQPTEKKVSGNFNHLLFEQFATQLEQQTAFRFYFDPAAVDSLYVTLQVQEQPIRTVLEQALQNTPFRFAIDDENRVFITSGATIESNLSEDFFRPEATETVAASARTSQNDARPSAAVRSRYVREAEFKVYELGSGGAAGSKATLAGHIRDLKSGEPTIGATIYTDNPAVGTSTDQFGYYSLTLPVGRYDVKIRGIGIKNTKRQVILRGNAKLEIEVEEDITPLKEVVIEAEKDKNVSGMQMGLEKLDIKTMRQVPTAFGETDILRVVLTLPGVKSVGEGNTGLNVRGGATDQNLILFNGTTIYNPSHLFGFFSAFNPDILQTVELYKSAIPAKYGGRLSSVLEIKTREGNKKKFSGSGGIGPLTSRLTLEGPIVKDKSAFIISGRTSYSDWILRRLSNSSFRQSSASFYDISAHVNYQLNEKNSVYATGYLSADKFRLASDTSYQYINQNASVKWQHNFNNKLYSVVTGAYSHYGYDITSVENAVNASSLKYGINQTNAQVDFSYFPNSKHTIDFGVSSLLYNISPGSLTPNGDSSLIATDVLARERALESAFYASDRIDLTQRLSISIGLRYSLFNALGPRDVYQYAPGQSRTESSIVDTVNYSSGKVLATYHGPEYRLSARYSLSDNSSVKLSYNRTRQYIHQLSNTASVSPADIWKLSDANIRPQVGDQVSVGYYRNFKSNTIETSVETYYKWLSDFVDYKSGATLILNHHIETDIVNALGKAYGVEVMVKKLTGKINGWVSYTYSRSLVRVNSGTTSDMVNGGNYYPSNFDKPHDFTMIGNYRFSRRFSSSLNFTYSTGRPITLPLAKYYVANSLRVYYSDRNAYRVPDYYRADFALNIEGSHKVKKLAHSSWTLGVYNLTGRRNPYSVYFKSENGQIKGYKLSIFGQPIPTITYNFKF, from the coding sequence ATGAGACACCTTTACGGCCTATTCTTTTTTCTACTTACCCTAACAAGTCTCACAGCCTACGGCCAACAGCCAACCGAAAAAAAGGTCAGCGGTAATTTCAATCATCTGTTGTTCGAGCAATTTGCAACACAACTAGAGCAGCAAACTGCTTTTCGTTTCTACTTCGATCCCGCGGCTGTCGATAGCCTTTATGTTACGCTACAGGTACAAGAGCAACCTATACGCACTGTACTAGAGCAGGCTCTTCAGAACACGCCTTTTCGTTTCGCCATCGACGATGAAAATCGTGTTTTCATTACCTCGGGCGCTACTATCGAATCTAATTTATCGGAAGATTTCTTTCGGCCAGAAGCCACGGAAACAGTGGCGGCTTCGGCGCGGACCAGCCAGAACGATGCTCGTCCGAGCGCTGCGGTTCGGTCACGCTATGTGCGGGAGGCGGAGTTCAAGGTATATGAGCTAGGCTCGGGTGGCGCGGCGGGCAGCAAAGCCACCCTGGCCGGGCATATCCGGGATTTAAAATCGGGGGAGCCTACTATCGGGGCCACTATCTACACCGACAACCCGGCCGTTGGCACCAGCACCGACCAATTTGGGTACTACTCCCTCACCCTTCCCGTAGGGCGCTATGACGTGAAAATCAGAGGCATTGGCATCAAGAACACCAAGCGCCAAGTGATTCTGCGCGGGAATGCCAAGCTGGAAATAGAAGTGGAAGAAGACATCACCCCGCTGAAAGAGGTGGTGATTGAAGCCGAGAAGGATAAGAACGTTTCGGGCATGCAAATGGGCCTCGAAAAGCTCGACATCAAGACCATGCGCCAAGTGCCCACCGCCTTCGGCGAAACCGACATTCTGCGGGTGGTGCTCACGTTGCCGGGTGTGAAATCGGTGGGCGAAGGCAACACGGGCCTGAACGTGCGCGGCGGCGCCACCGACCAAAACCTGATTTTGTTCAACGGCACCACCATCTACAACCCTTCGCACTTGTTCGGCTTTTTCTCGGCCTTCAACCCCGACATTCTGCAAACAGTGGAGCTGTACAAAAGCGCTATTCCGGCGAAGTACGGCGGGCGTTTGTCTTCAGTGCTGGAAATTAAAACCCGGGAGGGCAACAAAAAGAAGTTCTCGGGCTCGGGTGGAATTGGCCCGCTTACCAGTCGTCTCACGCTGGAAGGGCCCATCGTGAAGGATAAAAGCGCGTTCATTATCAGTGGCCGCACCAGCTACTCCGACTGGATTCTGCGCCGACTATCAAATAGCTCATTCCGGCAGAGTTCTGCTTCTTTCTACGATATCAGCGCCCACGTCAACTATCAGCTAAATGAAAAAAATTCGGTGTATGCTACTGGCTACCTCAGTGCTGACAAGTTTCGACTGGCCAGCGATACGTCGTACCAGTACATTAACCAAAATGCCAGCGTAAAGTGGCAGCACAACTTCAACAACAAGCTCTACAGTGTAGTGACGGGGGCCTATAGCCACTACGGCTACGACATCACTAGCGTGGAAAACGCGGTTAATGCCTCCAGCCTCAAGTATGGCATCAACCAAACCAACGCCCAAGTTGATTTCAGCTATTTCCCGAATTCTAAACACACCATAGACTTCGGCGTCAGTTCGTTGCTCTACAACATCTCTCCCGGCAGCTTGACTCCCAACGGCGACAGTTCTCTGATTGCAACCGATGTGTTGGCGCGAGAACGGGCGCTGGAAAGCGCCTTTTACGCCTCCGACCGAATTGATCTTACCCAACGGCTTTCTATTTCCATCGGTCTACGCTACTCGCTCTTCAATGCGCTAGGCCCGCGCGATGTGTATCAATATGCGCCGGGGCAGTCCCGCACGGAGAGTTCCATTGTCGATACCGTCAACTATAGCTCTGGCAAAGTACTCGCCACTTACCACGGCCCCGAGTATCGGTTGTCGGCGCGGTACTCATTATCCGACAACTCGTCGGTGAAGCTGAGCTACAACCGCACGCGCCAGTACATCCACCAGCTTTCCAATACGGCTTCGGTATCGCCGGCTGATATCTGGAAACTCAGCGACGCGAACATCCGCCCGCAAGTCGGCGACCAAGTATCGGTGGGCTATTACCGCAACTTCAAGTCCAACACCATCGAGACATCCGTGGAGACCTACTACAAATGGCTGAGCGACTTTGTGGACTATAAGAGCGGCGCTACGCTTATCCTAAATCACCACATCGAAACGGACATTGTAAACGCCCTAGGCAAGGCCTATGGTGTGGAAGTGATGGTGAAGAAGCTGACTGGCAAAATAAACGGGTGGGTGAGCTATACCTATTCCCGCTCCTTGGTCCGGGTGAACTCGGGCACCACATCCGACATGGTTAACGGGGGCAACTATTACCCCAGCAACTTCGATAAGCCGCACGATTTCACCATGATCGGCAACTACCGTTTCAGTCGGCGCTTCAGCAGCTCGCTGAACTTCACCTACAGCACCGGCCGACCTATCACGCTGCCGCTGGCAAAATACTACGTGGCCAATTCACTGCGGGTATATTATTCGGACCGCAACGCCTACCGAGTGCCCGATTATTACCGCGCCGATTTTGCCTTAAACATTGAAGGCAGCCATAAGGTGAAGAAACTTGCTCACAGCTCCTGGACGCTTGGTGTTTACAACTTAACAGGGCGCCGGAACCCCTATTCCGTGTATTTCAAATCAGAAAATGGGCAGATCAAAGGCTATAAGCTTTCCATTTTCGGTCAGCCTATCCCGACCATCACTTACAATTTTAAATTCTAA
- a CDS encoding DUF1684 domain-containing protein: MQRFIYLFLVCITALSTTGRAQTVASVVLPSKEEHTKQVATFQAELNAEYKDPARSPLPAPTRSSFAGLPFFPVNYAACVVTQFVRDSSQAPFEMQTSNGRKPLYRKYGEVHFRYNGRPQHLTVYQSLDLLRTKDYQDYLMVPFTDQTNGHTSYGGGRYIDLRMGQIKNDQLVLDFNCAYNPFCAYSSAYSCPIPPAENRLQVAIEAGVKSDH, encoded by the coding sequence ATGCAGCGCTTTATCTATCTGTTTCTAGTATGCATCACGGCACTCTCTACTACGGGGCGGGCCCAGACTGTAGCATCGGTAGTTTTGCCTTCAAAAGAAGAGCATACCAAACAGGTGGCAACGTTTCAAGCGGAGCTGAACGCCGAATATAAAGACCCTGCCCGCTCACCGCTGCCGGCACCGACGCGGAGCAGTTTCGCTGGCTTACCTTTCTTTCCTGTCAATTACGCAGCTTGCGTGGTCACCCAATTTGTGCGCGATTCTTCGCAGGCTCCGTTTGAAATGCAGACGAGCAATGGCCGCAAGCCGCTATACCGCAAGTACGGCGAAGTGCATTTCCGCTACAACGGCCGGCCGCAGCACCTAACGGTTTACCAAAGCCTGGACTTGCTACGCACCAAGGACTACCAAGACTACCTCATGGTGCCCTTCACCGACCAAACCAACGGACACACCAGCTACGGGGGTGGCCGCTACATCGACCTGCGCATGGGGCAAATCAAAAACGACCAACTGGTGCTTGATTTCAATTGCGCCTACAATCCGTTTTGCGCCTACAGTTCGGCTTATTCTTGCCCCATACCGCCCGCCGAAAATCGCCTGCAAGTAGCTATTGAGGCAGGCGTAAAGAGTGACCATTAA
- a CDS encoding glycerophosphodiester phosphodiesterase family protein, whose amino-acid sequence MIKPLLPLLALLTSYFATAQTTTFDRQGHRGGRGLMPENTIPAMRKAQDLGMTTLEMDVLVSQDKQLLLSHDPYMNADFVLAPDGQPIKKADEQKHRLYALPYAEIRRYDVGSQGNSKFPRQQKLRTYKPLLAEVIDSAEAYARLKKLPAPRYNIETKTTPEGDNKLHPAPAEFVKLLLAVIKAKGIASRVTIQSFDPRTLELVHQADPTLHTALLVMNTQGLAANLKRLSFRPTIYSPHFQLVNADLVQACHKEGLQIIPWTVNDADGIQRLTQLQVDGIITDYPDLFATLPKP is encoded by the coding sequence ATGATAAAGCCTCTGCTTCCCCTATTGGCGCTGCTCACTTCCTACTTCGCCACCGCCCAAACCACCACGTTCGACCGGCAGGGCCACCGCGGCGGCCGCGGCCTTATGCCCGAAAACACCATCCCGGCCATGCGCAAAGCGCAAGACCTCGGCATGACTACCCTGGAGATGGACGTGCTAGTGAGCCAAGACAAGCAACTGCTTCTCTCGCATGACCCTTACATGAACGCCGACTTTGTGCTAGCCCCCGACGGGCAACCGATCAAGAAAGCCGACGAGCAGAAACACCGCCTCTACGCCCTCCCCTATGCCGAAATCCGCCGCTACGACGTAGGTAGTCAAGGCAACTCCAAGTTTCCAAGGCAGCAAAAGCTACGCACCTACAAGCCGCTGCTAGCCGAAGTCATCGACTCGGCAGAGGCATATGCCCGCTTGAAAAAGCTACCTGCCCCGCGCTACAATATCGAGACCAAAACCACCCCGGAAGGCGACAACAAGCTGCATCCAGCACCCGCCGAGTTTGTGAAATTGCTGCTAGCCGTAATTAAAGCCAAGGGTATAGCCAGCCGCGTCACCATCCAATCGTTCGACCCGCGCACGCTAGAGTTGGTGCACCAAGCCGACCCGACGCTGCACACCGCTTTGTTGGTCATGAACACGCAAGGGCTGGCTGCTAACCTGAAGCGCCTTAGCTTCCGGCCTACCATCTACAGCCCCCATTTTCAACTCGTAAATGCCGACCTGGTACAAGCTTGCCATAAAGAAGGCCTCCAGATTATCCCTTGGACGGTAAACGACGCCGATGGCATACAGCGCCTCACGCAGTTACAAGTAGACGGCATCATCACCGATTATCCCGACCTATTCGCTACGCTGCCGAAACCTTAG
- a CDS encoding calcineurin-like phosphoesterase C-terminal domain-containing protein: MKSIGLAGLGVTLDANLGLARPKEAATTNKEVAVATLSGKVHAQGQGIAGVAVTDGINVTLTDAKGQYTLESSGATDFVYISVPRGYEFPQEKSIARFYRQKEPVKGRFKADFELRKLAQDDTQHNFIVWADPQMISKADAAEFKATAVPDTQKLLASYSAGTLFHGIGCGDLVWDHFELFDDYQQGVASTGIPFFQVIGNHDMDITARTDDHSSDTFKKLFGPTYYSFNRGEIHYVVLDDVFFIGSAKKYIGYLTERQLAWLEQDLAHVKPGTTVVVSLHIPPYTKQHVRNKDKEEPMGGVVSNRKELYRLLKPYKAHIMSGHTHFNEVLLTEENVVEHVHGTVCGAWWTGPICTDGTPGGYGVYEVRGGEVKWYYKAIGQERNHQFRIYPKGSLPDRPDDLVVNVWNWDPSWKVAWFEDGTRRGEMQQHTGFDPLSVRLHGGPNLPAKHKFVDPTLTDHLFVANVSAQAKEIRVEVTDRFGQVYTDTLSA; the protein is encoded by the coding sequence TTGAAATCAATCGGTTTGGCGGGCTTAGGCGTGACCTTAGACGCAAACCTAGGCTTGGCGCGACCCAAGGAAGCAGCTACCACCAACAAAGAGGTAGCAGTAGCTACCCTCAGCGGTAAAGTCCACGCTCAAGGCCAAGGTATAGCCGGCGTAGCCGTTACGGACGGTATCAACGTCACGCTCACAGATGCCAAAGGCCAGTACACGTTGGAAAGCAGCGGCGCCACCGACTTCGTGTACATATCGGTGCCGCGCGGCTACGAGTTTCCGCAGGAGAAGAGCATAGCTCGCTTTTACCGCCAGAAGGAGCCAGTGAAGGGCCGTTTCAAAGCCGACTTCGAGTTGCGCAAACTCGCCCAAGATGATACGCAGCACAACTTCATAGTGTGGGCCGACCCGCAGATGATATCCAAGGCCGATGCCGCCGAGTTTAAAGCCACTGCCGTGCCCGATACCCAAAAGCTGCTAGCCAGCTACAGCGCGGGCACGCTATTTCACGGCATCGGCTGCGGCGACTTGGTGTGGGACCATTTCGAGCTGTTCGACGATTACCAGCAGGGCGTGGCCAGCACCGGTATTCCGTTCTTCCAAGTTATCGGCAACCACGACATGGATATTACGGCCCGCACCGACGACCACTCTTCCGACACCTTCAAGAAGCTGTTCGGTCCCACCTACTATTCCTTCAACCGGGGCGAGATTCACTATGTGGTACTCGATGATGTGTTCTTCATCGGGTCAGCTAAGAAATACATCGGCTACCTGACCGAGCGGCAACTAGCGTGGTTGGAGCAAGACTTGGCGCACGTAAAACCGGGCACCACTGTGGTGGTGAGCTTGCATATTCCGCCGTACACCAAGCAGCATGTGCGCAACAAAGACAAAGAAGAGCCGATGGGCGGCGTGGTGTCTAACCGCAAAGAGCTGTACAGGTTACTGAAGCCCTACAAAGCGCACATCATGTCAGGTCACACGCACTTCAACGAAGTGCTATTGACCGAAGAAAACGTGGTGGAGCACGTGCACGGCACCGTGTGCGGCGCGTGGTGGACCGGCCCCATCTGCACCGACGGTACGCCCGGCGGCTACGGTGTGTACGAGGTGCGCGGCGGCGAGGTGAAGTGGTACTACAAAGCCATTGGGCAGGAGCGCAACCACCAATTCCGCATCTATCCCAAAGGCAGCCTGCCCGACCGCCCCGACGACTTGGTGGTGAACGTTTGGAACTGGGACCCAAGCTGGAAAGTAGCTTGGTTTGAAGACGGAACCCGCCGGGGCGAGATGCAACAACACACCGGCTTCGACCCGCTGTCGGTGCGGCTGCACGGGGGGCCAAATCTACCCGCCAAGCACAAATTTGTGGATCCCACGCTAACCGACCACCTATTCGTGGCCAACGTATCGGCGCAGGCCAAAGAAATCCGCGTCGAAGTCACCGACCGGTTCGGGCAAGTCTACACCGATACGCTGTCGGCGTAA
- a CDS encoding SusD/RagB family nutrient-binding outer membrane lipoprotein — protein MKKYIALLLLTCGGSLVSCTDGFEELNTDPNRIETISPGTLLNPTVYELAAFNTSRADAFTFDIMQVALPYPSVSGGVHRYLVSESAGNSTWTTYYRWLANIREMRTAAVAAQDPNYEAVAMTLNAWVYANLTDCFGDVPMTEASQGEAGVLYPKFDTQQQVYNQLLDNLDVANGLFSTTRTMSYGSDLLYDNNVASWRRFCNSLRMRLLLRLSKRPEMNTATRLAAMINDPTKYPVFTQNSESAIFKITGVAPNVSPWGRAIDFTTSRAAAEFFIDNLNTWNDPRLAKFNTQAKTKDGRSNIGYKGIPSAYGGSDAQFQYQPSNFNIALVTAKTEAPMPSVLMSYAEVEFIKAEAAQRGYTSADARTHYERGVKAAIEQWGAVVPATYFQNPAVAYNGTLERIMLQKYYALFFNDYQQWFEYRRTGFPVLPRGQDLQNNGIMPTRFKYPLIVQTNNGDNYRAAVEVMGADDVNTKVWWEK, from the coding sequence ATGAAAAAATACATAGCTCTCCTGCTGCTGACTTGTGGCGGCAGTTTGGTTTCGTGCACCGATGGGTTCGAGGAACTGAATACCGACCCCAACCGCATCGAGACAATCAGCCCCGGCACACTACTTAACCCTACGGTGTACGAGCTGGCGGCTTTCAATACCAGCCGAGCCGATGCCTTCACTTTCGATATTATGCAGGTGGCGCTGCCTTATCCGAGCGTGTCGGGCGGGGTGCACCGCTACTTGGTGAGCGAGAGCGCCGGCAATTCTACTTGGACAACCTATTACCGCTGGCTAGCCAACATTCGGGAGATGCGCACCGCGGCCGTAGCCGCCCAAGACCCCAACTACGAGGCCGTAGCCATGACGCTCAACGCGTGGGTTTACGCCAACCTGACCGACTGCTTCGGCGACGTGCCCATGACGGAAGCCAGCCAAGGTGAGGCAGGAGTGCTGTACCCAAAGTTCGATACGCAGCAGCAGGTTTACAACCAGTTGCTCGACAATTTGGACGTTGCCAATGGCCTGTTCAGCACCACCCGGACCATGAGCTACGGCTCCGACCTTCTCTACGACAATAATGTGGCTAGCTGGCGCCGGTTCTGCAACTCGCTACGGATGCGGCTATTGCTACGCCTCTCGAAGCGGCCCGAAATGAATACCGCTACCCGCTTGGCCGCCATGATCAACGACCCGACCAAGTACCCGGTGTTCACGCAAAACAGTGAATCGGCCATTTTCAAAATTACAGGGGTGGCACCTAACGTGTCGCCTTGGGGCCGGGCCATCGACTTTACTACGAGCCGAGCAGCGGCGGAATTTTTCATCGATAACCTAAACACGTGGAACGACCCACGCCTAGCTAAATTTAATACCCAAGCCAAAACCAAGGACGGCCGCAGCAACATCGGCTACAAGGGCATTCCGAGTGCTTATGGCGGCAGTGATGCGCAGTTCCAGTATCAGCCTTCCAACTTCAATATTGCGCTGGTCACGGCTAAAACGGAGGCTCCTATGCCGTCGGTGCTGATGAGCTATGCCGAGGTGGAGTTCATTAAGGCCGAAGCGGCGCAGCGAGGCTACACCTCCGCCGACGCCCGCACCCACTACGAGCGAGGCGTGAAGGCCGCAATCGAGCAGTGGGGCGCCGTGGTGCCCGCCACCTACTTCCAGAACCCCGCCGTGGCCTACAACGGCACGCTGGAGCGCATCATGCTGCAAAAGTACTACGCACTATTTTTCAACGACTACCAGCAGTGGTTTGAGTACCGCCGCACAGGCTTTCCGGTGCTGCCGCGCGGCCAGGATTTGCAGAACAACGGCATCATGCCGACGCGCTTCAAGTACCCGCTCATCGTGCAAACCAACAACGGCGACAACTACCGCGCCGCCGTGGAGGTGATGGGTGCCGACGACGTAAACACCAAAGTGTGGTGGGAAAAATAG